A single window of Vallitalea okinawensis DNA harbors:
- a CDS encoding CpsD/CapB family tyrosine-protein kinase, with translation MVSKNLIAYNNPKSPITEAYRMLRTNLYYCHTDKRIQTIVVTSPDKGEGKTTTGGNLALTIAKDGHKVLILDCDLRKPRVHKYFKVDNEQGITNMLVDGLPFENIRKIFQGDSNIHIVTSGPLPPNPAELLGSQKMLQFLKKLKEEYDYILIDAPPVGQVTDAAVIGPEADGVILTLASAQSNIHAAKRAKELLDNVGAKIIGTVLTKVDKSNTGYKYYSYYNYYGEEA, from the coding sequence ATGGTTTCAAAGAACTTAATTGCTTACAACAACCCTAAATCACCTATTACAGAAGCATATCGTATGTTAAGAACAAATCTCTATTACTGTCATACCGATAAGCGGATACAGACAATTGTTGTAACTAGTCCTGATAAAGGCGAAGGAAAAACAACGACAGGAGGAAACTTAGCCTTAACAATAGCAAAGGATGGGCATAAAGTTTTAATTCTAGATTGTGATCTCAGAAAGCCGCGTGTTCATAAGTACTTTAAAGTAGATAATGAACAAGGTATTACCAATATGCTGGTGGATGGGTTACCATTCGAAAATATAAGAAAGATCTTTCAAGGAGATTCTAATATACATATCGTTACTTCAGGACCCTTACCTCCAAATCCAGCTGAACTGCTAGGGTCACAAAAAATGCTCCAGTTTCTTAAAAAGTTAAAAGAGGAGTATGACTACATATTGATTGATGCACCGCCAGTGGGACAAGTTACAGATGCTGCAGTTATTGGACCGGAAGCAGATGGCGTCATTTTAACACTAGCCTCCGCTCAATCCAATATTCATGCAGCAAAGAGAGCTAAAGAATTACTTGATAATGTTGGTGCAAAAATAATCGGAACTGTATTAACGAAGGTAGATAAGTCCAATACAGGCTATAAGTATTACAGTTACTACAATTATTATGGAGAAGAAGCATAG